One segment of Tachyglossus aculeatus isolate mTacAcu1 chromosome 16, mTacAcu1.pri, whole genome shotgun sequence DNA contains the following:
- the KCNIP2 gene encoding Kv channel-interacting protein 2 isoform X2 produces the protein MRGQGRKDSLSDSRDLDGSYDQLTGHPPVPNKKALKQRFLKLLPCCGPQAVPSVSENSVEDEFELSTVCHRPEGLEQLQEQTKFTRKELQVLYRGFKNECPSGIVNEENFKQIYSQFFPQGDSSTYATFLFNAFDTNHDGSVSFEDFVAGLSVILRGTVDDRLNWAFNLYDLNKDGCITKEEMLDIMKSIYDMMGKYTYPAMREEAPREHVESFFQKMDRNKDGVVTIEEFIESCQKDENIMRSMQLFDNVI, from the exons GCCACCCTCCCGTGCCCAATAAAAAAGCGCTGAAGCAGCGATTCCTCAAGCTGCTGCCCTGCTGTGGGCCCCAGGCCGTGCCCTCAGTCAGTGAAA ACAGCGTGGAGGATGAGTTCGAGCTGTCCACAGTGTGCCACCGGCCCGAGGGGCTGGAGCAGCTGCAGGAGCAGACCAAATTCACACGCAAGGAGCTGCAGGTCCTCTACCGTGGCTTCAAGAAC gagtGCCCGAGCGGTATCGTCAACGAGGAGAATTTCAAACAGATTTATTCCCAGTTTTTCCCGCAGGGag ATTCCAGCACCTACGCCACTTTCCTCTTCAACGCCTTCGACACAAATCATGATGGCTCCGTTAGCTTTGAG GATTTTGTGGCTGGTCTGTCCGTGATTCTCCGAGGCACCGTGGATGACCGACTCAACTGGGCCTTCAATCTGTATGACCTCAACAAGGATGGATGCATCACCAAGGAG GAGATGTTGGACATCATGAAGTCCATCTACGACATGATGGGCAAATACACATACCCTGCCATGAGGGAGGAGGCCCCACGGGAACATGTGGAGAGCTTCTTccag AAAATGGACAGGAACAAGGATGGCGTGGTGACCATTGAAGAGTTCATCGAGTCCTGCCAAAAG GATGAGAACATCATGAGGTCCATGCAGCTCTTTGACAATGTCATCTAA